In Streptomyces durocortorensis, a genomic segment contains:
- a CDS encoding TPR repeat region-containing protein, producing MSGFTITRAMLVEAAGCDPYKLRTDFKKDTDPEAVDALASIFKNGAEEAAETGSVSQYASDLEQRAGTRGSNAIYEDGAAHLEQTYDDLGEAGLRVVSTTLGEIKEEMEATRTYVDDSIVGEMGLEYWREWYAGQANEEIESLEDDLNSLDPESRYSWSGHGESHTSEVEAFPRANVRSIIENAYTDRAGKYGADVYDRMTDELDDYYGFLSNREDRLAEDGYDTGSTPLDLWYSEGRAEYEGEQLALELERENPDPAAVSRYTQGLEDAMGGVLDENGEMAVDPEQLTEEQLAYLTGFYDSLGSEGLAALGELESDPNRDGPAAAEAIRTAQRAAANGINVMTNPEVGGLDTHQPSHFDRLPEPIAAMVRDPDDIVNRPFEEQIEHYRLFDGFGDLMGNATARAGTGFSQDLAYAALWAENGVDLVSSQAGAGDLEMSGASAALRSVALNDVASATLINDDYFREWMLSASWEDPGAAGDLIRSATLPAEGEDPRGDQRRAAFNLLDSIARGQDTLSSLADLEGNPYGAATADMQAAVKDVSLGYLDYLTEVSGRQNGDNSLTYSYFDEEGNQFRLSADHRHELFMYLGKSEQSVLNQWETGLETYYTVRAADAFGEGSSESDRQRILGDLGALDGAVAGAYDQIVVDVQDDEDKAAEQRAKQRLAAATAITGVGAAVATGGAATTSWGLAAAGVGAAGSLAQNNPEAPALAADLNYDSAVVGDWSLRRTVAEAAIGAGYGSEELADYYDGRSIDEADGEGNPAMVDIDHSDLQDVLDTVEATYTDSAGKLGEAYSSNRRASGTS from the coding sequence GTGTCTGGATTCACCATCACCCGCGCCATGCTCGTCGAGGCGGCGGGCTGCGACCCCTACAAGCTGCGGACGGATTTCAAGAAGGACACGGACCCCGAGGCGGTCGACGCCCTCGCGTCGATCTTCAAGAACGGCGCCGAGGAGGCCGCCGAGACCGGCTCGGTGTCCCAGTACGCCTCCGACCTGGAGCAACGGGCGGGCACCCGGGGCTCCAACGCCATCTACGAGGACGGCGCAGCCCACCTGGAGCAGACCTACGACGACCTCGGCGAGGCCGGGCTGCGCGTTGTCTCCACCACTCTCGGCGAGATCAAGGAGGAGATGGAGGCCACCCGCACGTACGTGGACGACTCCATCGTCGGGGAGATGGGTCTTGAGTACTGGCGGGAGTGGTACGCGGGGCAGGCGAACGAGGAGATCGAGTCCCTTGAGGACGACCTGAACAGCCTGGACCCCGAATCCCGCTACTCGTGGTCCGGGCACGGCGAGAGCCACACCAGCGAGGTGGAGGCCTTCCCCCGCGCCAACGTCCGCTCCATCATCGAGAACGCCTACACCGATCGGGCCGGGAAGTACGGCGCCGACGTGTACGACCGGATGACGGACGAACTCGACGACTACTACGGCTTCCTGAGCAACCGCGAGGACCGGTTGGCCGAGGACGGCTACGACACCGGCAGCACACCGCTGGACCTGTGGTACTCGGAGGGCAGGGCGGAGTACGAGGGGGAGCAGCTCGCGCTGGAGCTGGAGAGGGAGAACCCCGATCCGGCCGCCGTGTCCCGTTACACCCAGGGCCTGGAGGACGCCATGGGCGGCGTCCTGGACGAGAACGGCGAGATGGCCGTCGACCCCGAGCAGCTCACGGAGGAGCAGCTCGCCTACCTGACCGGCTTCTACGACTCCCTGGGTTCGGAGGGGCTGGCGGCGCTCGGCGAGCTGGAGTCCGATCCGAACCGCGACGGCCCCGCCGCGGCCGAGGCCATCCGGACGGCTCAGCGCGCCGCCGCCAACGGCATCAACGTCATGACCAACCCCGAGGTCGGCGGCCTCGACACCCACCAGCCGTCGCACTTCGACCGGCTTCCCGAGCCGATCGCCGCCATGGTCCGGGATCCGGACGACATCGTGAACAGGCCGTTCGAGGAGCAGATCGAGCACTACCGGCTCTTCGACGGCTTCGGCGACCTGATGGGGAACGCCACGGCACGGGCGGGCACCGGCTTCAGTCAGGACCTGGCGTACGCCGCCCTGTGGGCCGAGAACGGGGTCGACCTGGTCAGCAGCCAGGCAGGGGCCGGGGACCTGGAGATGTCGGGTGCGAGCGCGGCCCTGCGCTCGGTGGCCCTGAACGATGTGGCCTCCGCGACCCTCATCAACGACGACTACTTCCGCGAGTGGATGCTGAGCGCCAGCTGGGAGGACCCCGGCGCGGCGGGCGACCTCATCCGCTCCGCGACCCTGCCCGCCGAGGGCGAGGACCCCAGGGGCGACCAGCGGCGTGCCGCCTTCAACCTGCTCGACTCCATCGCCCGGGGGCAGGACACCCTGTCGTCGCTGGCGGACCTGGAGGGCAATCCCTACGGGGCGGCCACCGCGGACATGCAGGCCGCCGTCAAGGACGTGTCGCTCGGCTACCTCGACTACCTCACCGAGGTGTCGGGCCGCCAGAACGGCGACAACTCCCTGACCTACAGCTACTTCGACGAGGAGGGGAACCAGTTCCGGCTCAGCGCCGACCACCGGCACGAACTCTTCATGTACCTCGGCAAGTCGGAACAGAGTGTGCTCAACCAGTGGGAGACGGGCCTGGAGACCTACTACACCGTACGGGCGGCGGACGCCTTCGGCGAGGGGTCGAGCGAGTCCGACCGTCAACGGATCCTCGGCGACCTCGGTGCCCTGGACGGTGCCGTCGCCGGTGCGTACGACCAGATCGTCGTGGACGTCCAGGACGACGAGGACAAGGCGGCCGAGCAGCGCGCGAAGCAGAGGCTCGCGGCGGCGACGGCGATCACCGGCGTGGGTGCCGCCGTGGCCACCGGGGGTGCCGCGACCACCAGTTGGGGTCTCGCCGCCGCAGGGGTGGGCGCCGCCGGATCGCTGGCCCAGAACAACCCCGAGGCCCCCGCGCTCGCGGCCGACCTGAACTACGACAGCGCCGTCGTCGGCGACTGGTCGCTGCGCAGGACGGTGGCCGAAGCGGCCATCGGAGCCGGGTACGGCTCCGAGGAACTGGCCGACTACTACGACGGCCGGTCCATCGACGAGGCCGACGGCGAAGGGAACCCGGCCATGGTGGACATCGACCACTCGGATCTCCAGGACGTCCTCGACACCGTCGAGGCGACCTACACCGATTCCGCCGGGAAACTCGGCGAGGCGTACTCGTCCAACCGCCGGGCCTCCGGGACGTCCTGA